The DNA sequence CAATCAATAAAACCAGCAAGAAGAAGGGGCCGCCTTCTATCAGCACAATGGGTAAAGCCACTAGAGCAATCATCAAAAAACTAGCTTTCTTTTGACGCCAACTACTGCCCCATTCTCCGTTTATCAGTGCCCCTAAATAGTCGATGTAGTCAGTAAACCAAGTCAATAAGGGATTTTGAAAATTATTGAGCCTTAGGTAAATGAACATAGCAGAATATAGCAAAACATAAAGAATTCCAAGGACTAGAATAATCTTTTGACTAGTTCGAGTAGCCTCTAGAACGATTTTTTCTCTCTTCTCTGGTTTTATTTCCTTGAGACTTGGATTCTTACAAGAGAGTTTTTCAAATCTATGGTCCAGAAATCGGTAGAGATAATATTTTTTTATATCACGCTTCATAAAACCCCCAATCTAGGAAAGACACTCAATTATAAATCATGGTTTAAACATCTAATTTCAAGGAATTTCCTTCCAAATAGACGGCTTTTGACTCAGTGATTTTGATTTTTTGATCTTCTGAAAAGCCAATGGTTTCACCGTCCTTTAAGGTGACGTCACTGCCTAAAACATACTGAAGAATAGACAGGAGGAAATAATATAAATCATCGCTATTCATAGGAGACTCGATAATTTCAATCTCAGTTCTTCCAAACTCTTTCAAACCATAAGTGTAAATACTAGTTTTATCTCCCTGGTTGATAATTCCTATATAAATCCAGAGTTGAAGTGGAAGCATTTCTTCTTTCAAAAGGTCAGTCAGGTCTAGATAAAGATCTTTGGGTAAGAGCAAGGTGGTAGAACCCTGATAAATACCAATAGCTGATTGACTAGTTTTTAAGATAGAGGCATTGACTTTAGTTAATAGGGAATAAGTTTCTACTGGCGAAAGATTGTCAGACAGGATAGAAACAATGGCGTGTTGTGTGTGCTCTTGTGTTTCCTTCTCAACATCCTGCCAGAGGTAAGAATAGGCATACAATTCTTCAAATTCTTGACTTGGGATAGGCAAATCCATTAAAGCCAGCGCAACGAGAGCACCATCAATCACAAAGGTTGCACTAGAATCATCCCCAGAAACTTCAGAAATTTCAAGCGCCCAGTGAGATTTCAATTCCTGAACGACCTGGTCTAAAGAATAGGCCTGCTTGCCTTTGAAGAGCGGCATGGACAAGATCAGTTGTTTTTTCTTCTCTGACTTTTCTTTCTTCCTAGCAAATAGATTTTTTAAAAATTTCATAGGACTTCTCCTTTTTCTCATATCAGTTGGGAAGCAAAGCTATCTTGCTTAAAGTGAGTCGTCATACCAAGTTTCCTCATCCTCAAAACCGTAGAATTTCTCATCAAGTAGCCAATTTCCATCCACCAATCTAAGTACAAACTGATGCTTCATTTCTAAAGCTTCTTGATAATGGGTGATGACTCTTGCTTCTTCAGCTTTTGTCATGATAAAATCTACAGAAAAATCATTCGTTTGAACATAGTTATACTCACTTGGGGAGCCATAAGAATTTCGAACTCCTCCTTCCAAGCATTTTCGAGTCACTTGTCCAGTCATAAGTTGGATTTGTCTATGAAAATAGTCATCCATAAGATCATTCCACTTGGGATGAACTTGATTGGCTGGGATGCTAAGGGCTTCTTTTTCCTTATCCAGTGCTCTGTTACGCTCAAAAATTTCCTCTTCTAACAAGGTTAAACTTTTGAGTAAATTAAGCAAGGGTGGGATGATTATTTCCGCCATGGCTCGATAGTTTTCAGGGGTATTTTTATAGTTCACTCTCATGATTACTCTCTTAACTTTCCTGGATTAATTGCTTTACTTCTATGTCTGAAAGTTGTCCATCCATGTAGAGTTTCCTAAGTAAATCTTTATCTACGGTAATTTCATAATAGTCAGTCACAAACTCATGAAATCTCTCAAAGCTATCAAAAAGGTAAGAGAGCAACCATTCTCCGCCATCCTGATCTTGGTAAGTGTGTTGATGCGCGTGACCGTCATACCAGATAAAGAAGGTTGTTTCATCTTTTTGTTCTTCTGAATAAAGTGAGACATACTTTTCATCCAGTCCATTATAAAAACCATCGATGATATCTTGATTCCACTCGTCAGCAGCAAACTGGCTTAAACTGCTTTCATGATCAAAGCCTTTTATAAGGATCATTTTATCAGTCAAAATCACATCTAAAGAATCACCAGAGCCATTGTCAATAAGGTAGCGGAGTCCATAGTCTTCCTCAGTCTTAATCACAAGTCTGAGCCAATCCTCACTCGGATCTGTTAGAAACTCATCAATGACAAGCAAGGCATCTAAGCGAGTCTTTATCTTGTCCCAATTAATCTTTTTCATCTCTAAAAACCTCCATCTTATTTTTGCTATTTATCAAGATCACAAGCCCTATAACGAGCTGTTAGATAGCCTGAAAAGCTAATCTGAGGGATATTCCACTCATTAGGCAAATAAATGGAACAATCTACCTGATCACCTAGAGGGGAACTTGCTGAGAAGACATATCTTCCCAAATCCTCATTATTAAGATTTCTTTCAACTTGACTCAATCTGCTAGTATTGAACCAGTCTTTAAACAGTAGCCAGATTTGCTCGGCATCTTCGTTTAATAGGGGGACTTTCAAATTGTAGCTGATTCCGACTCTACATCTTTTTTTGAATCCTGACTCATCAGCCTTACAAACTTTTATGGATCCCTTATCATACTGCCAGTTATCACTATCTAATAGGGGAAATTGAACAGATAGATTGTCTTTAAATCCCTGCATAGTATCAAATAAATCTTTGGAGGCAGCTTCGAATAATTCTAGTTCTTCCATAGTCTTCTCTTTAATTTTCATAGCTAATCACATTTCGATTTAATCTGCATCAACCCAGATATGGTATTTTTGACAATGTAGACATCTAAACAAATAACCACAGATAGGCCCGTCTTTGACCAAGTAGTCTTCTACCTCTTGATATTCTTCACGCGCTTCATAGTCTGCCAAAACTTGCTCAGCGATTCCCATATCCTTCAATTCTCGAGTTCCAACTGTACCCAAGTAAGCACAATAATCTTGGCAACAAGAAAGCCAATATTCTCCCTGCCAACTAGAGTAGCCTGGGGTCTGACAAAAAAGCAGCTGATTCTTTTCTGGATCCAATTCACCCTGCCACTCGGCATCTTGGATAAATTCTGCATCGAATTTTTTAGCTGCTTGACCATTTGCAATACAAAATGGACAAAGGTTCTCTATGTTGTCAATACAATAAGGGATCAAGTCATAATAAATATTGCTTTCTTTCCCACAAGATGGACAAAGCTTGGCTTCTCCTTCAACAAATGAACCTGTAGCTAAGGGATCTGGATGATAGAGAAAATGTGGCAAAGACTGTAATAACTCCTGACTCTGCTTTTTATCTTCTTTTCTTAGGGGACGAGGAAGGGCATAACGATCACCATGACTCTGATTCATTTCTTGTAAACGGCTCAGTTTCTTTTTCTGTTTTCGATCTGGTTTATCTAAGATTTCGGTAAATAAGCTATAGGCACTAGTGTAGAGACCCAATTGTTCATAGAGGTCAACTAAGACTTTTTTAGCTTCTAAATCATCAGACTTAGCTAATTCATCAGCCAAATCATAGAGTGCCGCAACACTTGAAGGCTTTCCATCTTTAGCATGGTATTCCCTTGTCCGGGTGATATATTCTTGTAAATATGGATTCATCTGACTAC is a window from the Streptococcus oralis genome containing:
- a CDS encoding DUF4261 domain-containing protein, producing the protein MKFLKNLFARKKEKSEKKKQLILSMPLFKGKQAYSLDQVVQELKSHWALEISEVSGDDSSATFVIDGALVALALMDLPIPSQEFEELYAYSYLWQDVEKETQEHTQHAIVSILSDNLSPVETYSLLTKVNASILKTSQSAIGIYQGSTTLLLPKDLYLDLTDLLKEEMLPLQLWIYIGIINQGDKTSIYTYGLKEFGRTEIEIIESPMNSDDLYYFLLSILQYVLGSDVTLKDGETIGFSEDQKIKITESKAVYLEGNSLKLDV
- a CDS encoding CbrC family protein, whose protein sequence is MNPYLQEYITRTREYHAKDGKPSSVAALYDLADELAKSDDLEAKKVLVDLYEQLGLYTSAYSLFTEILDKPDRKQKKKLSRLQEMNQSHGDRYALPRPLRKEDKKQSQELLQSLPHFLYHPDPLATGSFVEGEAKLCPSCGKESNIYYDLIPYCIDNIENLCPFCIANGQAAKKFDAEFIQDAEWQGELDPEKNQLLFCQTPGYSSWQGEYWLSCCQDYCAYLGTVGTRELKDMGIAEQVLADYEAREEYQEVEDYLVKDGPICGYLFRCLHCQKYHIWVDAD